One part of the Eptesicus fuscus isolate TK198812 chromosome 20, DD_ASM_mEF_20220401, whole genome shotgun sequence genome encodes these proteins:
- the ABCC3 gene encoding ATP-binding cassette sub-family C member 3 isoform X1: protein MDALCGSGEFGSKFWDANLSLHTDTPDLTPCFQNSLLAWVPCIYLWAALPCYLFYLRHHHQGYIVLSTLSRLKTVLGVLLWCVSWADLFYSFHGLVHGWAPAPVFFVTPLVVGVTMLLATLLIQYERLQGVQSSGVLIIFWFLCVVCAIIPFRSKILSAMVEGKILDPFRFTTFYIYFALVFFALILSCFREKPPFFSPKNVDPNPCPETDAGFLSRLSFWWFTKLAILGYRRPLEDQDLWSLNKENRSELVVQRLLEAWKKQQKQAAQHKAAAAPGKTVSGEDEELLGGRPRPREPSFLQALLVTFGPGFIISTCFMLIQDLLAFVNPQLLSILIRFISNPTAPTWWGFLVAGLMFVCSVMQTLILHQYYHCIFVTGLRLRTGIIGVIYRKALVITNSVKRESTVGELVNLMSVDAQRIMDVAPFLNMLWSGPLQIILAIYFLWQKLGPSILAGVALMVLLIPINGVVAMKMRTLQVEQMKFKDSRIKLMSEILGGIKVLKLYAWEPSFLQQVEGIRHSELRLLRQAAYLHAISIFTWICTPFLVTLITLWVYVSVDPNNVLDAERAFVSVSLFNILKNPLSMLPQIISGLTQTSVSLKRIQHFLTQDELDPQCVERNTITPGYAVTIDNGTFTWAQDLPPTLHSIDIQVPKGALVAVVGPVGCGKSSLVSALLGEMEKLEGQVYVKGSVAYVPQQAWIQNCTLQENVLFGQALDPKRYQRTLEACALLADLEVLPGGDKTEIGEKGINLSGGQRQRVSLARAVYSDADIYLLDDPLSAVDSHVAKHIFDKVIGPEGVLASKTRVLVTHGISFLPQTDFVVVLADGQVSEVGTYPALLQRNGSFANFLHNYAPDEGEEHQEENSRTAALEEADDEEVLLIEDTLSSHTDLMDNEPVLYEVQKQFMRQLSTMSSEGEGQGRPVPRRRLAPAEKLVQAAEAKANGTLIEEEKVEMGKVKLSVFWDYARAVGLCTTLVICLLYAGQSAAAIGANMWLSAWTNEATVAGRQNSTAQRLGVYATLGILQGVLVVLSSIMMVVGCVRAARLLHQALLHNKMRSPQSFFDTTPSGRILNRFSKDICVIDEALAPTILMLLSSFYTSISTLVVIVASTPLFAVVILPLAVIYISVQRFYVATSRQLKRLESVSRSPIYSHFSETVTGSSVIRAYGRSQAFEAISDAKVDTNQRSCYPNISSNRWLGVRVEFMGNCVVFFAALFAVIGRSSLSPGLVGLSVSYALQVTFSLNWMIRMLSDLESNIVAVERVKEYSKTETEAPWVVEGSRPPAGWPTQGEVEFRNYSVRYRPGLDLVLKDLSLRVRGGEKVGIVGRTGAGKSSMTLSLFRLLEAAEGEIRIDGLNVADIGLHDLRSQLTIIPQDPILFSGTLRMNLDPFGSSSEEDIWRALELSHLHTFVSSQPAGLDFLCSEGGENLSVGQRQLVCLARALLRKSRILVLDEATAAIDLETDDLIQATIRTQFESCTVLTIAHRLNTIMDYTRVLVLDKGTVAEFDSPTNLIAARGIFYGMARDAGLA, encoded by the exons gacgCCAACCTGTCCTtgcacacagacaccccggaccTCACTCCCTGCTTCCAgaactccctgctggcctgggtcccctgcatcTACCTGTGGGCCGCTCTGCCCTGCTACCTGTTCTACCTGCGGCACCACCACCAAGGCTACATCGTCCTCTCCACCCTCTCCAGGCTCAAGACG GTCTTGGGTGTCCTGCTGTGGTGCGTCTCCTGGGCTGACCTCTTCTACTCCTTCCATGGCCTGGTCCACGGCTGGGCCCCCGCCCCCGTCTTCTTTGTCACCCCCTTGGTGGTGGGGGTCACCATG ctgctggccaccctgctgATCCAGTACGAGCGGCTGCAGGGGGTGCAGTCCTCGGGGGTCCTCATCATCTTCTGGTTCCTGTGTGTGGTCTGCGCCATCATCCCCTTCCGCTCCAAGATCCTTTCAGCCATGGTGGAG GGCAAGATCTTGGACCCCTTCCGCTTCACTACCTTCTACATCTACTTCGCCCTGGTGTTCTTTGCCCTCATCCTGTCCTGCTTCAGGGAGAAGCCACCGTTTTTCTCCCCGAAGAACGTCGACCCT AACCCCTGCCCGGAGACGGACGCTGGCTTCCTCTCCCGCCTGTCTTTCTGGTGGTTCACAAA GCTGGCCATCCTTGGCTACCGGCGCCCCCTGGAAGATCAGGACCTCTGGTCCCTGAACAAGGAGAATCGCTCTGAGCTGGTGGTGCAGAGACTGCTGGAGGCCTGGAAGAAGCAGCAAAAGCAGGCAGCACA ACACAAGGCCGCCGCGGCACCTGGGAAGACAGTGTCCGGTGAGGATGAGGAGCTGCTGGGGGGCCGGCCCAGGCCCCGGGAGCCCTCCTTCCTGCAGGCCCTGCTGGTCACCtttggccccggcttcatcatcAGCACCTGCTTCATGCTCATCCAGGACCTGCTCGCCTTCGTCAACCCGCAGCTGCTCAG CATCCTGATCAGATTTATTTCAAACCCCACggcccccacctggtggggcttccTGGTGGCCGGGCTGATGTTCGTGTGCTCCGTGATGCAGACTCTGATCTTGCACCAGTATTACCACTGCATCTTTGTGACGGGGTTGAGGCTTCGTACGGGGATCATAGGTGTCATCTACAGGAAG GCTCTGGTCATCACCAATTCAGTCAAACGTGAGTCCACGGTGGGAGAATTGGTCAACCTCATGTCAGTGGATGCCCAGCGCATCATGGACGTTGCCCCCTTCCTCAACATGCTGTGGTCAGGACCTCTGCAGATCATCCTGGCCATCTACTTCCTCTGGCAG AAACTGGGTCCCTCCATTCTGGCTGGCGTCGCCCTCATGGTCTTGCTGATCCCAATCAATGGCGTTGTGGCCATGAAGATGCGGACTTTACAG GTAGAACAAATGAAGTTCAAGGACTCGCGCATCAAGCTGATGAGCGAGATCCTGGGTGGCATCAAGGTGCTGAAGCTGTATGCCTGGGAACCCAGCTTCTTGCAGCAGGTGGAGGGCATCCGACACAGTGAGCTCCGGCTGCTGCGCCAGGCTGCCTACCTCCACGCCATATCCATCTTCACCTGGATCTGCACCCCCTTCCTG GTGACCCTCATCACCCTCTGGGTGTACGTGTCTGTGGACCCAAACAACGTGCTGGATGCTGAGAGGGCCTTTGTGTCCGTGTCCCTGTTCAATATCTTAAAGAACCCCCTCAGCATGCTGCCCCAGATAATCAGCGGCCTGACCCAG ACCAGCGTGTCTCTGAAACGGATCCAGCATTTCCTGACCCAAGATGAACTTGACCCCCAGTGTGTGGAAAGAAATACCATCACCCCAG GCTATGCAGTCACTATAGACAATGGCACCTTCACCTGGGCCCAGGACCTGCCCCCAACCCTGCACAG catagacatcCAGGTGCCAAAAGGGGCCCTGGTGGCCGTGGTAGGGCCCGTGGGCTGTGGAAAGTCTTCCCTGGTGTCTGCCCTTCTGGGAGAGATGGAGAAGCTGGAAGGCCAGGTGTACGTGAAG GGCTCCGTGGCCTATGTGCCCCAGCAGGCCTGGATCCAGAACTGCACTCTTCAGGAAAATGTGCTCTTTGGCCAAGCCCTGGACCCCAAGCGCTACCAGCGGACCCTGGAGGCCTGTGCCCTGCTAGCCGACCTGGAGGTGCTGCCTGGTGGGGACAAGACAGAGATTGGAGAGAAG GGCATCAACTTGTCTGGGGGCCAGCGGCAGCGGGTCAGCCTGGCCCGAGCCGTTTACAGTGATGCCGACATTTATTTGCTGGATGACCCACTGTCAGCCGTGGACTCCCACGTGGCCAAGCATATCTTTGACAAGGTCATCGGGCCGGAAGGTGTGCTGGCCAGCAAG aCTCGGGTGCTGGTGACCCACGGCATCAGCTTCCTGCCCCAGACAGACTTCGTCGTCGTGCTCGCTGACGGGCAGGTGTCTGAGGTGGGCACGTACCCAGCCCTCCTGCAGCGCAACGGCTCCTTTGCCAACTTCCTCCACAACTACGCCCCGGATGAGGGCGAGGAGCACCAGGAGGAGAACAGCAGGACCG CAGCCTTGGAGGAGGCAGACGATGAGGAGGTGCTGCTGATTGAAGACACGCTCAGCAGCCACACAGACCTGATGGATAATGAGCCAGTCCTATATGAGGTCCAGAAGCAGTTTATGAG ACAGCTGAGTACCATGTCCTCGGAGGGGGAGGGCCAAGGTCGGCCTGTGCCCCGGCGGCGCCTGGCTCCAGCGGAAAAGCTGGTGCAGGCAGCAGAGGCGAAGGCAAATGGGACGCTGATTGAAGAGGAGAAGGTGGAGATGGGCAAG GTGAAGCTGAGCGTGTTCTGGGATTATGCCAGGGCTGTGGGGCTCTGTACCACACTGGTCATCTGTCTGCTGTACGCGGGGCAAAGCGCGGCTGCCATTGGAGCCAACATGTGGCTCAGTGCCTGGACCAACGAGGCCACGGTGGCTGGCCGACAGAACAGcactgcccagaggctgggtGTCTATGCCACCTTGGGAATTCTGCAAG GGGTCCTGGTGGTGCTGTCGTCCATCATGATGGTCGTGGGCTGTGTCCGGGCTGCGCGCTTGCTCCACCAGGCGCTGCTGCACAACAAGATGCGCTCGCCGCAGTCCTTCTTCGACACCACACCGTCGGGCCGGATCCTCAACCGCTTCTCCAAGGACATCTGCGTCATCGACGAGGCTCTGGCCCCCACCATCCTCATGCTGCTGAGCTCCTTCTACACCTCCATCTCCACCCTCGTGGTCATCGTGGCCAGCACGCCGCTCTTCGCTGTGGTCATCCTGCCTCTGGCTGTCATCTACATCTCGGTGCAG CGCTTCTATGTGGCCACCTCGAGGCAGCTGAAGCGGCTGGAATCTGTCAGCCGCTCGCCCATTTACTCGCACTTTTCGGAGACGGTGACTGGCTCCAGCGTCATCCGGGCCTATGGCCGCAGCCAGGCCTTTGAGGCCATCAGTGATGCTAAGGTGGACACCAACCAGAGGAGCTGCTACCCCAACATCTCCTCCAACAG GTGGCTGGGCGTCCGAGTGGAGTTCATGGGGAACTGTGTTGTGTTCTTTGCTGCCCTCTTCGCTGTGATTGGCAGAAGCAGCCTGAGTCCAGGGTTGGTGGGCCTTTCTGTGTCCTACGCCCTACAG GTGACATTTTCTCTGAACTGGATGATACGGATGTTATCAGACTTGGAGTCTAATATTGTGGCTGTGGAGAGAGTCAAGGAGTACTCCAAGACGGAGACCGAG GCCCCCTGGGTGGTGGAGGGCAGCCGCCCTCCTGCAGGCTGGCCCACGCAGGGCGAGGTGGAGTTCCGGAATTACTCCGTGCGCTACCGGCCAGGCCTGGATCTGGTGCTGAAGGACCTGAGTCTGCGCGTGCGCGGTGGCGAGAAG GTGGGAATCGTGGGCCGCACTGGGGCTGGCAAATCATCCATGACCCTCAGCCTGTTCCGCCTCCTGGAGGCCGCAGAGGGTGAAATCCGCATCGACGGCCTCAACGTGGCAGACATCGGGCTCCATGACCTGCGTTCTCAGCTGACCATCATCCCCCAG GACCCCATCCTGTTCTCGGGGACCCTGCGTATGAACCTAGACCCCTTCGGCAGTTCCTCGGAGGAAGACATATGGCGGGCCTTGGAGCTGTCCCACCTGCACACATTCGTGAGCTCGCAGCCAGCAGGCCTGGACTTCCTGTGCTCCGAGGGAGGGGAGAACCTTAG CGTGGGTCAGCGGCAGCTTGTGTGCCTGGCCCGAGCCCTTCTTCGCAAGAGCCGAATCCTGGTTTTAGACGAGGCCACGGCCGCCATCGACCTGGAGACCGACGACCTCATCCAGGCCACCATCCGCACCCAGTTTGAGAGCTGCACAGTGCTGACCATCGCGCACCGGCTCAACACCATCATGGACTACACCAG GGTCCTGGTCCTGGACAAAGGGACAGTCGCTGAATTTGATTCTCCAACCAACCTCATCGCAGCCAGAGGCATCTTCTATGGGATGGCCAGAGATGCTGGTCTTGCCTAA
- the ABCC3 gene encoding ATP-binding cassette sub-family C member 3 isoform X2: protein MDALCGSGEFGSKFWDANLSLHTDTPDLTPCFQNSLLAWVPCIYLWAALPCYLFYLRHHHQGYIVLSTLSRLKTVLGVLLWCVSWADLFYSFHGLVHGWAPAPVFFVTPLVVGVTMLLATLLIQYERLQGVQSSGVLIIFWFLCVVCAIIPFRSKILSAMVEGKILDPFRFTTFYIYFALVFFALILSCFREKPPFFSPKNVDPNPCPETDAGFLSRLSFWWFTKLAILGYRRPLEDQDLWSLNKENRSELVVQRLLEAWKKQQKQAAQHKAAAAPGKTVSGEDEELLGGRPRPREPSFLQALLVTFGPGFIISTCFMLIQDLLAFVNPQLLSILIRFISNPTAPTWWGFLVAGLMFVCSVMQTLILHQYYHCIFVTGLRLRTGIIGVIYRKALVITNSVKRESTVGELVNLMSVDAQRIMDVAPFLNMLWSGPLQIILAIYFLWQKLGPSILAGVALMVLLIPINGVVAMKMRTLQVEQMKFKDSRIKLMSEILGGIKVLKLYAWEPSFLQQVEGIRHSELRLLRQAAYLHAISIFTWICTPFLVTLITLWVYVSVDPNNVLDAERAFVSVSLFNILKNPLSMLPQIISGLTQTSVSLKRIQHFLTQDELDPQCVERNTITPGYAVTIDNGTFTWAQDLPPTLHSIDIQVPKGALVAVVGPVGCGKSSLVSALLGEMEKLEGQVYVKGSVAYVPQQAWIQNCTLQENVLFGQALDPKRYQRTLEACALLADLEVLPGGDKTEIGEKGINLSGGQRQRVSLARAVYSDADIYLLDDPLSAVDSHVAKHIFDKVIGPEGVLASKTRVLVTHGISFLPQTDFVVVLADGQVSEVGTYPALLQRNGSFANFLHNYAPDEGEEHQEENSRTAAALEEADDEEVLLIEDTLSSHTDLMDNEPVLYEVQKQFMRQLSTMSSEGEGQGRPVPRRRLAPAEKLVQAAEAKANGTLIEEEKVEMGKVKLSVFWDYARAVGLCTTLVICLLYAGQSAAAIGANMWLSAWTNEATVAGRQNSTAQRLGVYATLGILQGVLVVLSSIMMVVGCVRAARLLHQALLHNKMRSPQSFFDTTPSGRILNRFSKDICVIDEALAPTILMLLSSFYTSISTLVVIVASTPLFAVVILPLAVIYISVQRFYVATSRQLKRLESVSRSPIYSHFSETVTGSSVIRAYGRSQAFEAISDAKVDTNQRSCYPNISSNRWLGVRVEFMGNCVVFFAALFAVIGRSSLSPGLVGLSVSYALQVTFSLNWMIRMLSDLESNIVAVERVKEYSKTETEAPWVVEGSRPPAGWPTQGEVEFRNYSVRYRPGLDLVLKDLSLRVRGGEKVGIVGRTGAGKSSMTLSLFRLLEAAEGEIRIDGLNVADIGLHDLRSQLTIIPQDPILFSGTLRMNLDPFGSSSEEDIWRALELSHLHTFVSSQPAGLDFLCSEGGENLSVGQRQLVCLARALLRKSRILVLDEATAAIDLETDDLIQATIRTQFESCTVLTIAHRLNTIMDYTRVLVLDKGTVAEFDSPTNLIAARGIFYGMARDAGLA from the exons gacgCCAACCTGTCCTtgcacacagacaccccggaccTCACTCCCTGCTTCCAgaactccctgctggcctgggtcccctgcatcTACCTGTGGGCCGCTCTGCCCTGCTACCTGTTCTACCTGCGGCACCACCACCAAGGCTACATCGTCCTCTCCACCCTCTCCAGGCTCAAGACG GTCTTGGGTGTCCTGCTGTGGTGCGTCTCCTGGGCTGACCTCTTCTACTCCTTCCATGGCCTGGTCCACGGCTGGGCCCCCGCCCCCGTCTTCTTTGTCACCCCCTTGGTGGTGGGGGTCACCATG ctgctggccaccctgctgATCCAGTACGAGCGGCTGCAGGGGGTGCAGTCCTCGGGGGTCCTCATCATCTTCTGGTTCCTGTGTGTGGTCTGCGCCATCATCCCCTTCCGCTCCAAGATCCTTTCAGCCATGGTGGAG GGCAAGATCTTGGACCCCTTCCGCTTCACTACCTTCTACATCTACTTCGCCCTGGTGTTCTTTGCCCTCATCCTGTCCTGCTTCAGGGAGAAGCCACCGTTTTTCTCCCCGAAGAACGTCGACCCT AACCCCTGCCCGGAGACGGACGCTGGCTTCCTCTCCCGCCTGTCTTTCTGGTGGTTCACAAA GCTGGCCATCCTTGGCTACCGGCGCCCCCTGGAAGATCAGGACCTCTGGTCCCTGAACAAGGAGAATCGCTCTGAGCTGGTGGTGCAGAGACTGCTGGAGGCCTGGAAGAAGCAGCAAAAGCAGGCAGCACA ACACAAGGCCGCCGCGGCACCTGGGAAGACAGTGTCCGGTGAGGATGAGGAGCTGCTGGGGGGCCGGCCCAGGCCCCGGGAGCCCTCCTTCCTGCAGGCCCTGCTGGTCACCtttggccccggcttcatcatcAGCACCTGCTTCATGCTCATCCAGGACCTGCTCGCCTTCGTCAACCCGCAGCTGCTCAG CATCCTGATCAGATTTATTTCAAACCCCACggcccccacctggtggggcttccTGGTGGCCGGGCTGATGTTCGTGTGCTCCGTGATGCAGACTCTGATCTTGCACCAGTATTACCACTGCATCTTTGTGACGGGGTTGAGGCTTCGTACGGGGATCATAGGTGTCATCTACAGGAAG GCTCTGGTCATCACCAATTCAGTCAAACGTGAGTCCACGGTGGGAGAATTGGTCAACCTCATGTCAGTGGATGCCCAGCGCATCATGGACGTTGCCCCCTTCCTCAACATGCTGTGGTCAGGACCTCTGCAGATCATCCTGGCCATCTACTTCCTCTGGCAG AAACTGGGTCCCTCCATTCTGGCTGGCGTCGCCCTCATGGTCTTGCTGATCCCAATCAATGGCGTTGTGGCCATGAAGATGCGGACTTTACAG GTAGAACAAATGAAGTTCAAGGACTCGCGCATCAAGCTGATGAGCGAGATCCTGGGTGGCATCAAGGTGCTGAAGCTGTATGCCTGGGAACCCAGCTTCTTGCAGCAGGTGGAGGGCATCCGACACAGTGAGCTCCGGCTGCTGCGCCAGGCTGCCTACCTCCACGCCATATCCATCTTCACCTGGATCTGCACCCCCTTCCTG GTGACCCTCATCACCCTCTGGGTGTACGTGTCTGTGGACCCAAACAACGTGCTGGATGCTGAGAGGGCCTTTGTGTCCGTGTCCCTGTTCAATATCTTAAAGAACCCCCTCAGCATGCTGCCCCAGATAATCAGCGGCCTGACCCAG ACCAGCGTGTCTCTGAAACGGATCCAGCATTTCCTGACCCAAGATGAACTTGACCCCCAGTGTGTGGAAAGAAATACCATCACCCCAG GCTATGCAGTCACTATAGACAATGGCACCTTCACCTGGGCCCAGGACCTGCCCCCAACCCTGCACAG catagacatcCAGGTGCCAAAAGGGGCCCTGGTGGCCGTGGTAGGGCCCGTGGGCTGTGGAAAGTCTTCCCTGGTGTCTGCCCTTCTGGGAGAGATGGAGAAGCTGGAAGGCCAGGTGTACGTGAAG GGCTCCGTGGCCTATGTGCCCCAGCAGGCCTGGATCCAGAACTGCACTCTTCAGGAAAATGTGCTCTTTGGCCAAGCCCTGGACCCCAAGCGCTACCAGCGGACCCTGGAGGCCTGTGCCCTGCTAGCCGACCTGGAGGTGCTGCCTGGTGGGGACAAGACAGAGATTGGAGAGAAG GGCATCAACTTGTCTGGGGGCCAGCGGCAGCGGGTCAGCCTGGCCCGAGCCGTTTACAGTGATGCCGACATTTATTTGCTGGATGACCCACTGTCAGCCGTGGACTCCCACGTGGCCAAGCATATCTTTGACAAGGTCATCGGGCCGGAAGGTGTGCTGGCCAGCAAG aCTCGGGTGCTGGTGACCCACGGCATCAGCTTCCTGCCCCAGACAGACTTCGTCGTCGTGCTCGCTGACGGGCAGGTGTCTGAGGTGGGCACGTACCCAGCCCTCCTGCAGCGCAACGGCTCCTTTGCCAACTTCCTCCACAACTACGCCCCGGATGAGGGCGAGGAGCACCAGGAGGAGAACAGCAGGACCG cagCAGCCTTGGAGGAGGCAGACGATGAGGAGGTGCTGCTGATTGAAGACACGCTCAGCAGCCACACAGACCTGATGGATAATGAGCCAGTCCTATATGAGGTCCAGAAGCAGTTTATGAG ACAGCTGAGTACCATGTCCTCGGAGGGGGAGGGCCAAGGTCGGCCTGTGCCCCGGCGGCGCCTGGCTCCAGCGGAAAAGCTGGTGCAGGCAGCAGAGGCGAAGGCAAATGGGACGCTGATTGAAGAGGAGAAGGTGGAGATGGGCAAG GTGAAGCTGAGCGTGTTCTGGGATTATGCCAGGGCTGTGGGGCTCTGTACCACACTGGTCATCTGTCTGCTGTACGCGGGGCAAAGCGCGGCTGCCATTGGAGCCAACATGTGGCTCAGTGCCTGGACCAACGAGGCCACGGTGGCTGGCCGACAGAACAGcactgcccagaggctgggtGTCTATGCCACCTTGGGAATTCTGCAAG GGGTCCTGGTGGTGCTGTCGTCCATCATGATGGTCGTGGGCTGTGTCCGGGCTGCGCGCTTGCTCCACCAGGCGCTGCTGCACAACAAGATGCGCTCGCCGCAGTCCTTCTTCGACACCACACCGTCGGGCCGGATCCTCAACCGCTTCTCCAAGGACATCTGCGTCATCGACGAGGCTCTGGCCCCCACCATCCTCATGCTGCTGAGCTCCTTCTACACCTCCATCTCCACCCTCGTGGTCATCGTGGCCAGCACGCCGCTCTTCGCTGTGGTCATCCTGCCTCTGGCTGTCATCTACATCTCGGTGCAG CGCTTCTATGTGGCCACCTCGAGGCAGCTGAAGCGGCTGGAATCTGTCAGCCGCTCGCCCATTTACTCGCACTTTTCGGAGACGGTGACTGGCTCCAGCGTCATCCGGGCCTATGGCCGCAGCCAGGCCTTTGAGGCCATCAGTGATGCTAAGGTGGACACCAACCAGAGGAGCTGCTACCCCAACATCTCCTCCAACAG GTGGCTGGGCGTCCGAGTGGAGTTCATGGGGAACTGTGTTGTGTTCTTTGCTGCCCTCTTCGCTGTGATTGGCAGAAGCAGCCTGAGTCCAGGGTTGGTGGGCCTTTCTGTGTCCTACGCCCTACAG GTGACATTTTCTCTGAACTGGATGATACGGATGTTATCAGACTTGGAGTCTAATATTGTGGCTGTGGAGAGAGTCAAGGAGTACTCCAAGACGGAGACCGAG GCCCCCTGGGTGGTGGAGGGCAGCCGCCCTCCTGCAGGCTGGCCCACGCAGGGCGAGGTGGAGTTCCGGAATTACTCCGTGCGCTACCGGCCAGGCCTGGATCTGGTGCTGAAGGACCTGAGTCTGCGCGTGCGCGGTGGCGAGAAG GTGGGAATCGTGGGCCGCACTGGGGCTGGCAAATCATCCATGACCCTCAGCCTGTTCCGCCTCCTGGAGGCCGCAGAGGGTGAAATCCGCATCGACGGCCTCAACGTGGCAGACATCGGGCTCCATGACCTGCGTTCTCAGCTGACCATCATCCCCCAG GACCCCATCCTGTTCTCGGGGACCCTGCGTATGAACCTAGACCCCTTCGGCAGTTCCTCGGAGGAAGACATATGGCGGGCCTTGGAGCTGTCCCACCTGCACACATTCGTGAGCTCGCAGCCAGCAGGCCTGGACTTCCTGTGCTCCGAGGGAGGGGAGAACCTTAG CGTGGGTCAGCGGCAGCTTGTGTGCCTGGCCCGAGCCCTTCTTCGCAAGAGCCGAATCCTGGTTTTAGACGAGGCCACGGCCGCCATCGACCTGGAGACCGACGACCTCATCCAGGCCACCATCCGCACCCAGTTTGAGAGCTGCACAGTGCTGACCATCGCGCACCGGCTCAACACCATCATGGACTACACCAG GGTCCTGGTCCTGGACAAAGGGACAGTCGCTGAATTTGATTCTCCAACCAACCTCATCGCAGCCAGAGGCATCTTCTATGGGATGGCCAGAGATGCTGGTCTTGCCTAA